In Deinococcus ficus, a single genomic region encodes these proteins:
- a CDS encoding helix-turn-helix domain-containing protein, translating into MTDRLDRFLSALLSDLGEPRTGREAAQAALLSRSHAVRSFRARYGESPAEFRKRLRLERAAYALRVTARPVTEVALDAGFRSAEGFARAFRRGFGVPPSLYRRRGSQSHLLPAPSGIHFQPVGPPANPGGGADLLTHLLAFDEQFMRHALLQLRDVPDRMLDEPLGESQPLDFNPPDRTVRHLLDSLVFTKEVWVAAVRGLPAPPDDRPHTLDGLTWRHDVVAREFRQLVEEVHLGGRWHDTFEDRLCEPPELFPLGGMVAHVLTVDAHHRYVLSAWLRRLGIRLDADPMFFGAVFREVTP; encoded by the coding sequence ATGACCGACCGGCTTGACCGTTTCCTGAGCGCTCTGCTGTCCGACCTGGGCGAGCCGCGGACCGGGCGTGAGGCGGCGCAGGCGGCGCTCTTGAGCCGCAGTCACGCGGTCCGGTCGTTCCGGGCGCGGTACGGCGAATCGCCAGCGGAGTTTCGCAAGCGCCTGCGCCTGGAACGGGCCGCGTACGCGCTGCGGGTGACGGCCCGGCCCGTCACGGAGGTGGCCCTTGATGCGGGCTTCCGGTCCGCGGAAGGCTTTGCCCGGGCGTTCAGGCGGGGGTTCGGCGTGCCCCCGAGCCTCTACCGTCGCCGCGGGTCTCAGTCGCATCTGCTGCCCGCGCCGAGCGGCATTCACTTTCAGCCGGTGGGCCCACCCGCGAACCCGGGAGGGGGCGCCGACCTGCTGACGCATCTCCTGGCTTTCGACGAGCAGTTCATGCGGCACGCCCTGCTGCAGTTACGAGACGTCCCTGACCGTATGCTGGACGAGCCCCTGGGAGAATCACAGCCGCTGGACTTCAATCCACCGGACCGGACCGTCCGGCACCTGCTGGACAGCCTGGTGTTCACGAAGGAGGTCTGGGTGGCCGCCGTGCGGGGCCTCCCCGCACCGCCCGACGACCGCCCCCACACGCTTGACGGCCTGACATGGCGGCACGACGTGGTCGCCCGGGAGTTCCGGCAGCTGGTCGAGGAAGTTCACCTCGGGGGCCGCTGGCACGACACCTTTGAGGACCGGCTCTGCGAGCCACCTGAGCTTTTCCCGTTGGGCGGCATGGTGGCGCACGTGTTGACCGTGGACGCCCACCACCGCTACGTGCTCAGCGCCTGGTTGCGCCGCCTGGGCATTCGTCTTGACGCCGATCCCATGTTCTTCGGCGCTGTGTTTCGCGAGGTGACCCCATGA
- a CDS encoding serine hydrolase: MDAVFPLASAFKPLVVRGILRDVDAGRLKLTKKLATTEANRSIESYPKGSNDVRELARRAIALSDNTASDILHLAYGPERLAREVRAKWPCTAILNTTKAWWAAQAGLLGTALGPDTLGALRTAAAAPFDERLRTAARLIAASQRVRAPVLEQTLDDYFHGPTYTPELELYVQPTSTAREFTQVSLQAYSATDLKPATRAAFRSMMQTGCCRPKTPRLATTYWGAKAGSGWRILTLTGAVDLPDGRSMAYTYLNDQSTVTDAEDIELQIRPVVTWIETQLITLAGAP, translated from the coding sequence GTGGACGCCGTGTTCCCACTGGCGAGCGCCTTCAAACCGCTGGTCGTCCGCGGAATCCTGCGCGACGTGGACGCCGGCCGGCTGAAGCTCACGAAGAAACTCGCCACCACCGAAGCGAACCGCAGCATCGAGAGCTACCCCAAAGGCAGCAATGACGTGCGGGAACTGGCCCGCCGCGCCATCGCCCTGAGTGACAACACCGCGTCGGACATCCTGCACCTGGCGTACGGCCCGGAGCGCCTGGCGCGTGAAGTGCGGGCGAAATGGCCGTGCACGGCCATTCTGAACACCACCAAGGCCTGGTGGGCGGCGCAGGCCGGCCTGCTCGGCACGGCCCTCGGGCCGGACACCCTGGGCGCCCTGCGCACCGCCGCCGCCGCGCCATTCGACGAGCGCCTCCGCACCGCGGCGCGCCTGATCGCCGCCTCCCAGCGGGTCCGGGCACCCGTCCTGGAACAGACCCTCGACGACTACTTCCATGGGCCCACGTACACGCCCGAACTGGAACTCTACGTCCAGCCGACCAGCACCGCGCGCGAATTCACGCAGGTGAGCCTGCAGGCGTACTCCGCCACGGACCTGAAACCCGCAACCCGCGCCGCGTTCCGCAGCATGATGCAGACCGGCTGCTGCCGGCCGAAGACCCCGCGCCTGGCCACCACCTACTGGGGCGCGAAGGCCGGCAGCGGCTGGCGCATCCTGACCCTCACCGGCGCCGTGGACCTGCCGGACGGCCGGAGCATGGCTTACACGTACCTCAACGACCAGTCGACCGTGACCGACGCGGAGGACATTGAACTGCAGATCCGGCCGGTCGTGACGTGGATCGAAACCCAGCTGATCACCCTGGCAGGCGCCCCATGA
- a CDS encoding TMEM175 family protein, which translates to MKKSRLEAFSDGVLAIIITIMVLELHTPEHHAWANALSLWPVLLSYLLSFVFVGIYWNNHHHLLQAVRQVDGRVLWANLHLLFWLSLFPFVTGWVGESHFAPVPVTCCAGVALLAAVAYRVLTRVIIRSDTSNHLLADATGSDTKGTVSMVAYTLAVLAPLLGSPGVLVSGLLLIGVILMWLVPDRRIERALVREAQTSHSHAE; encoded by the coding sequence ATGAAGAAGTCACGCCTGGAAGCCTTCTCCGACGGGGTGCTGGCCATCATCATCACGATCATGGTCCTGGAGCTTCACACGCCGGAACATCACGCCTGGGCCAATGCGCTCAGTCTCTGGCCGGTCCTGCTCAGTTACCTCCTGAGCTTCGTATTCGTGGGCATCTACTGGAACAACCACCATCACCTGTTGCAGGCGGTGCGGCAGGTGGACGGGCGGGTCCTGTGGGCGAATCTGCACCTCCTGTTCTGGTTGTCGCTGTTTCCGTTCGTGACCGGCTGGGTCGGCGAGAGTCACTTCGCGCCGGTCCCGGTGACCTGTTGTGCGGGCGTGGCGCTGCTGGCCGCCGTGGCGTACAGAGTCCTGACCCGGGTCATCATCCGCAGCGACACCAGCAACCATCTGCTGGCCGACGCGACCGGGTCCGACACCAAAGGCACGGTGTCCATGGTCGCCTACACCCTGGCCGTCCTCGCCCCGCTGTTGGGCTCTCCTGGCGTGCTCGTGTCCGGGCTGCTGCTTATCGGTGTGATCCTGATGTGGCTGGTTCCGGACCGCCGGATCGAACGTGCACTCGTCCGGGAAGCGCAGACGTCCCATTCACACGCCGAATAG
- a CDS encoding AfsR/SARP family transcriptional regulator — protein sequence MSLQIQTFGQIHVRLDGRDVQWRARAALDLLLYLLSHPNGCTRRQLLDGLWAADVNPRSNTHFRVTLHRLRATLGGCGSVTERSGRFYLSAELWRASDIYRLYAALESAGPGHDPAAKIAALESAVEVYHGDYLAGYDAEWTEEAREQHRAAYVRAHLELSRLYCAARECGRSVRALSEALRTDPYAGETHHQRLMICLSAVGEASEATDHYRRFVRFLRDELSDEPLPGTQRLARRMHAGEHLCERAGGLRAPLAWPWFSPLVPEGHGPAGLRALVQADASSIQVGPGVQT from the coding sequence ATGTCACTCCAGATCCAGACTTTTGGGCAGATCCATGTGCGGCTCGACGGCCGGGACGTCCAGTGGCGTGCCCGCGCTGCCCTGGACCTGCTGCTGTACCTGCTGTCCCACCCGAACGGCTGCACCCGGCGCCAGCTCCTGGACGGCCTGTGGGCTGCAGACGTGAATCCCCGATCGAACACCCACTTCCGCGTCACCCTGCACCGCCTGCGCGCCACTCTGGGCGGTTGTGGGAGCGTGACGGAACGCTCTGGCCGTTTCTACTTGTCCGCCGAGCTGTGGCGTGCCTCGGACATCTACCGGCTGTACGCGGCCCTGGAGAGTGCGGGCCCGGGCCATGACCCGGCAGCGAAGATCGCGGCGCTGGAAAGCGCGGTGGAGGTGTACCACGGTGACTACCTGGCGGGCTATGACGCCGAGTGGACGGAGGAGGCCCGTGAGCAACACCGGGCGGCATACGTGCGCGCTCACCTTGAGCTCAGCCGCCTGTACTGCGCGGCCCGGGAATGTGGCCGCTCGGTCCGGGCGCTGTCGGAGGCGCTGCGTACCGATCCGTACGCCGGGGAGACGCACCACCAGCGCCTGATGATCTGCCTGTCCGCGGTGGGCGAAGCCTCCGAGGCCACCGACCATTACCGACGCTTCGTGAGGTTCCTGCGCGACGAACTCAGTGACGAGCCCCTGCCGGGCACGCAGCGTCTCGCCCGACGTATGCATGCGGGTGAACACCTGTGTGAGCGTGCCGGGGGCCTGCGCGCACCCCTGGCCTGGCCGTGGTTCAGTCCACTGGTACCGGAAGGGCACGGACCCGCCGGGCTGCGCGCCCTGGTGCAGGCGGACGCCTCGTCCATTCAGGTGGGGCCGGGCGTGCAGACGTAG
- a CDS encoding multicopper oxidase family protein, with protein MSTQPPGRRALITACLALLLPACNSVPPPSTAEITSADEARPIRLRHLSALPVPRWVNALPIPKIATATSPDAYTLTLQPGRHDFGIGGPTTPVWTYSDGTPPSYLGPTIVARYGTPVHITWVNALPTMLPFAQEEDHLPTGAQGEPMAAAPFGDAVTHLHGGHIRDLADGGPTQHFSPGDSRQVDYPNDQEAATLWYHDHAMGLTRLNVMAGLAGAYVLTDPYEQTLNLPTGAYDVPLVLQDRSFNADGSLQYPERWEPEFFGDVAVVNGKAFPFLDVEPRPYRLRLLNGSNARFYRLSLSRPKAGKVTLQQIGADGGLLPVMNPTGRLLLAPGERADVIVDFSAFRGQTLTVTNDAATPYSGKPDKAGGTPPLPELLQFRVRNTAPSAASGTPPTPLRPLSENLSLQQAVVQRDLTLNEVLDPQTGLPLRSQLGTLNPDGSAHLLSFDDPVTETPRVNTVEAWNLINNTVDVHPIHLHLVQFQVLDRRAVLRDAAGRVTGYGPALPSDPAEAGWKDTVRANPNEATRILVRFDRAGAYVWHCHILEHEDNDMMRPLQVLP; from the coding sequence ATGTCCACCCAGCCCCCTGGCCGCCGCGCCCTCATCACCGCCTGCCTGGCCCTCCTCCTTCCCGCCTGCAACTCAGTGCCTCCTCCCTCCACGGCGGAAATCACGTCCGCTGACGAGGCGCGACCCATACGGCTGCGTCACCTCTCCGCCCTGCCGGTGCCCCGCTGGGTGAACGCCCTGCCCATTCCCAAGATTGCCACGGCCACCTCCCCGGACGCGTACACGCTGACCCTGCAACCTGGGCGGCACGACTTCGGCATCGGCGGCCCGACCACGCCGGTGTGGACCTACAGTGACGGCACGCCCCCTTCTTACCTGGGGCCGACCATCGTCGCCCGGTACGGCACACCAGTGCACATCACCTGGGTCAATGCCCTGCCCACCATGTTGCCCTTCGCCCAGGAGGAGGACCACCTGCCCACAGGTGCCCAGGGAGAGCCGATGGCTGCGGCGCCGTTCGGTGACGCTGTGACGCACCTGCACGGCGGGCACATCCGTGACCTGGCCGACGGCGGCCCGACGCAGCACTTCTCGCCGGGCGACTCGCGGCAGGTGGACTACCCCAACGATCAGGAGGCCGCCACTCTCTGGTATCACGACCACGCCATGGGGCTCACGCGGCTGAACGTCATGGCCGGCCTCGCCGGAGCGTACGTCCTGACCGATCCCTACGAACAGACGCTGAACCTGCCGACCGGAGCGTACGACGTGCCGCTCGTGCTTCAGGACCGCAGTTTCAATGCGGACGGTTCCCTCCAGTACCCGGAACGCTGGGAGCCCGAATTCTTCGGTGACGTCGCCGTCGTGAACGGCAAGGCGTTCCCCTTCCTGGACGTGGAGCCGCGGCCATACCGTCTGCGGCTCCTGAACGGGTCGAACGCCCGGTTCTACCGCCTGTCCCTCAGCCGGCCAAAAGCCGGAAAGGTCACCCTGCAGCAGATCGGAGCGGACGGCGGCCTGCTCCCGGTCATGAATCCCACAGGCCGCCTGCTGCTCGCGCCCGGTGAACGGGCCGACGTGATCGTGGACTTCTCGGCGTTCCGGGGCCAGACCCTGACCGTGACCAATGATGCCGCCACGCCCTACTCCGGCAAGCCGGACAAGGCCGGCGGCACACCACCGCTGCCGGAACTGCTGCAGTTCAGGGTCAGGAACACCGCACCGTCCGCCGCGTCCGGCACGCCCCCGACGCCGCTCCGGCCGCTGTCCGAGAACCTCAGCCTCCAGCAGGCCGTGGTGCAGCGTGACCTGACCCTCAACGAGGTCCTCGACCCGCAGACCGGCCTGCCCCTGCGTTCACAGCTCGGCACCCTGAACCCCGACGGCAGCGCCCACCTGCTCTCCTTCGACGACCCGGTCACCGAAACGCCGCGCGTGAACACTGTCGAGGCCTGGAACCTGATCAACAACACTGTGGACGTCCATCCCATCCACCTGCACCTGGTGCAGTTCCAGGTGCTCGACCGGCGGGCCGTACTCCGCGACGCGGCCGGACGGGTTACCGGGTACGGCCCGGCCCTGCCGTCCGACCCGGCGGAAGCCGGGTGGAAAGACACCGTCAGAGCCAACCCCAACGAGGCCACCCGCATCCTCGTGCGCTTCGACCGGGCAGGTGCGTATGTCTGGCACTGCCACATCCTCGAGCACGAGGACAACGACATGATGCGTCCCCTGCAGGTTCTGCCGTGA
- a CDS encoding MliC family protein — translation MILRNIALTVAAMLGGTGFAAPAAISYRTFHYTCDGSRKVSVSYVNFGMRGTQFAVLTWNGRQYGLASAVSASGARYAALAGPAGSSGLEWWEHQGEATLSAFVGPDSRVTRPLLTGCRTGR, via the coding sequence ATGATCCTCCGGAACATTGCCTTGACCGTGGCTGCCATGCTGGGCGGCACAGGATTCGCCGCGCCAGCGGCGATCAGCTACCGCACGTTTCACTACACCTGTGATGGCAGCAGGAAGGTGAGTGTGTCGTACGTCAACTTCGGCATGCGGGGCACCCAGTTCGCCGTTCTGACCTGGAATGGCCGGCAGTACGGGCTGGCTTCTGCTGTGTCGGCCAGTGGCGCGCGGTATGCGGCTCTGGCCGGCCCGGCGGGCAGCAGCGGCCTGGAATGGTGGGAGCATCAGGGAGAAGCGACGCTGAGTGCGTTCGTCGGTCCGGACAGCCGGGTGACCCGCCCCCTGCTGACGGGCTGCCGCACCGGCCGGTAA
- a CDS encoding Ig-like domain-containing protein → MQKRTQLALALTALTAALASCGTPSAPVASAPLVKVEVTAPMVFGQSRQGLGAQGLTSDAPARHYDVTVRDSSGKIVAFDGTTFDPTGAGNTTLTLNNANNFKQTLLLPAGEYTFENKVKDDASSSVLLAYGPGSENKGTVDANFSLIRLKSHAVLSTANTTLSPSMTLNELYTDTKFNLSLNLKTATVANANGATVPTSDIGAVTYSLGNSTDGVLNGAGSKIGVNVTSRGTATDSILNVTASFSAWVQTGDTATFQPVSIAFAKQIQTNVMTTDTVMPSLTLNAAAPTTGTTATLTGTVSDDVMVQGVRVYVDGNLVASMDASEGVGMVTGDSNGGWTAPWMPSKDGTYAVTVIAEDSSGNETRVDQSVTATTPVAVTYDFEAQQYTGAQTPITVKAGQINTFKVNYAGNASELHIWAQTMSCATNCGNNTLTMTVTKPDGSTPAPNWTDWGYVEYGSYDQPGVYTITLTTDFDGVVDLEAHTH, encoded by the coding sequence ATGCAGAAACGGACCCAGCTTGCCCTCGCCCTCACCGCCCTCACCGCCGCCCTCGCGTCCTGCGGCACCCCCAGTGCCCCTGTGGCCAGCGCCCCTCTCGTCAAAGTCGAGGTGACTGCGCCCATGGTCTTCGGCCAGAGTCGCCAGGGCCTGGGTGCTCAGGGCCTGACTTCGGACGCCCCCGCGCGTCACTACGACGTCACCGTCCGTGACAGCAGCGGCAAGATCGTTGCCTTCGACGGCACCACCTTCGATCCCACCGGGGCCGGCAACACCACCCTGACGCTCAACAACGCCAACAACTTCAAGCAGACCCTGCTGCTTCCCGCCGGGGAGTACACCTTCGAGAACAAGGTCAAGGACGACGCCAGCAGCAGCGTCCTGCTCGCCTACGGTCCCGGCAGTGAGAACAAAGGGACCGTGGACGCCAACTTCAGCCTGATCCGCCTAAAGTCGCACGCCGTGCTCAGCACCGCCAACACCACGCTGTCCCCGAGCATGACGCTGAACGAACTGTACACCGACACCAAGTTCAACCTCAGCCTCAACCTCAAGACCGCCACCGTGGCCAATGCGAATGGCGCGACCGTGCCGACCAGCGATATCGGCGCAGTCACCTACAGCCTCGGGAACAGCACGGACGGCGTGCTCAACGGGGCGGGCAGCAAGATCGGCGTGAACGTCACCAGCCGCGGCACCGCCACTGACAGCATCCTGAATGTCACCGCCAGCTTCAGCGCCTGGGTGCAGACGGGTGACACGGCGACTTTCCAGCCCGTCAGCATCGCCTTCGCCAAGCAGATCCAGACGAACGTGATGACCACCGACACCGTCATGCCCAGCCTGACCCTGAATGCGGCTGCGCCGACGACGGGCACCACGGCGACCCTGACGGGGACGGTCAGTGATGATGTGATGGTGCAGGGTGTGCGCGTGTACGTGGACGGCAACCTGGTGGCCAGCATGGACGCCAGCGAAGGCGTCGGAATGGTCACCGGGGACAGCAACGGAGGCTGGACCGCGCCCTGGATGCCCAGCAAGGACGGCACGTACGCCGTGACCGTGATTGCTGAGGACAGCAGCGGCAACGAAACCCGCGTCGACCAGTCGGTGACCGCCACCACGCCAGTGGCCGTCACCTACGACTTCGAAGCCCAGCAGTACACCGGTGCGCAGACGCCCATCACGGTGAAGGCCGGCCAGATCAACACGTTTAAAGTGAACTACGCCGGCAACGCCAGTGAACTTCACATCTGGGCGCAGACCATGTCCTGTGCCACCAACTGCGGCAACAACACCTTGACCATGACCGTGACCAAACCGGACGGCAGCACGCCGGCGCCCAACTGGACGGATTGGGGCTACGTTGAATACGGTTCCTACGACCAGCCGGGGGTGTACACCATCACGCTGACCACCGACTTCGACGGTGTGGTGGACCTCGAAGCCCACACCCACTGA
- a CDS encoding GGDEF domain-containing protein, with amino-acid sequence MADWSTFDPLIHNVALLAAGVMAISLTYQPGPRPRPDLWLALRYLLAVLLGMYLTSNGIVLSDDLRFDFRAVIIAVVARRHGLLPALLVVLPLSLYRASLGGSGMGWGMLQMTLIALLGSLGIGWKRIDLSFDDESPAQRWWRSFTLFATVNLTLFPAAYLAGQPLSEAVLLYAGTSILGAVGLFMSCEILQARLETLAHTTHLRHLASVDSLTGCFNRRQFDADFVTPHPSRRSFLLMMDLDHFKRINDTFGHDTGDRVLVALADTLRESTRSSDCLYRLGGEEFAVLLHDSTLDDAHEVAERIRHAVETTVARRAGLPGERITLSGGLVAVQGDRHQVLQEADGHLYAAKDGGRNRIHRQVTVVHA; translated from the coding sequence ATGGCTGACTGGTCAACGTTCGATCCCCTGATTCACAACGTGGCCCTGCTCGCCGCCGGCGTGATGGCCATCAGCCTCACCTACCAGCCAGGCCCCAGGCCGCGGCCTGACCTCTGGCTGGCCCTGCGCTACCTGCTCGCCGTTCTGCTGGGCATGTACCTGACCTCCAACGGCATCGTCCTGTCCGACGATCTGCGTTTCGACTTCCGGGCCGTGATCATCGCCGTCGTCGCCCGGCGCCACGGACTCCTGCCCGCCCTGCTGGTCGTTCTTCCCCTGAGTCTGTACCGGGCCAGTCTCGGCGGCAGCGGAATGGGATGGGGCATGCTCCAGATGACCCTCATCGCCCTGCTCGGCTCTCTCGGAATCGGCTGGAAACGCATCGACCTCTCCTTCGACGACGAGTCCCCCGCCCAGCGGTGGTGGCGGTCATTCACCCTCTTTGCCACCGTCAACCTCACCCTCTTTCCGGCCGCCTACCTGGCCGGCCAGCCGCTGTCAGAAGCAGTGCTGCTGTACGCCGGCACCAGCATCCTCGGCGCCGTGGGACTGTTCATGTCGTGCGAGATCCTCCAGGCGCGCCTGGAGACCCTGGCCCACACCACGCACCTGCGGCACCTGGCCAGCGTGGACAGCCTCACCGGATGTTTCAACCGTCGGCAGTTCGACGCCGACTTCGTCACCCCCCATCCCTCCCGCAGAAGCTTCCTGCTGATGATGGACCTCGATCACTTCAAGCGCATCAACGACACGTTCGGTCATGACACGGGGGACCGGGTGCTGGTGGCCCTGGCCGACACCCTGAGGGAAAGCACGCGCTCCAGTGACTGCCTCTACCGCCTCGGAGGGGAGGAGTTCGCCGTACTGCTGCACGACAGCACCCTCGACGACGCGCACGAGGTGGCCGAACGGATCCGGCATGCCGTAGAGACCACCGTCGCCCGGAGAGCAGGGCTGCCAGGCGAGCGCATCACTCTTTCCGGCGGGCTGGTGGCAGTGCAGGGTGACCGCCACCAGGTGCTGCAGGAAGCTGACGGACACCTCTACGCCGCGAAGGACGGCGGCCGTAACCGCATTCACCGGCAGGTCACGGTCGTGCACGCCTGA
- a CDS encoding manganese catalase family protein → MFLRIDKLQFELPLPKEANPNGAASVQELMGGRFGEMSTLMNYMTQSFNFRGKTTLAPYYELIANIAAEELGHIELVAATINALLAGPEPVPQEEPVDPTTHPFSYAQDVRYTKHFIAGGPGTMIADSHGKAWSGDYVYSSGNLMLDLTHNFFLEGAARHNKLRVYEMVDDPTARALVGYLLVRGGVHQIAYAKALESLSGVNMEKLLPMPNIPTHLIPESKAVMDRGLHQILYRFSPDDYQHLGAIWNGTHPEDGSPVRVGEYTEIPGGNLMDGGHDSAAFSPDWDMEEIRQIAQKLHDKARLR, encoded by the coding sequence ATGTTCCTCCGCATCGACAAACTTCAGTTCGAGCTGCCGCTCCCGAAGGAAGCGAATCCCAACGGAGCCGCTTCCGTGCAGGAACTCATGGGGGGGCGCTTCGGCGAGATGTCCACCCTGATGAACTACATGACGCAGTCGTTCAACTTCAGGGGAAAGACGACGCTCGCTCCCTATTACGAGCTGATCGCCAACATCGCCGCCGAGGAACTCGGGCATATCGAGCTGGTGGCCGCCACCATCAATGCTCTGCTGGCCGGTCCGGAGCCCGTTCCGCAGGAAGAGCCGGTGGACCCGACCACACATCCCTTCTCCTACGCGCAGGACGTGCGGTACACGAAACACTTCATCGCCGGTGGTCCGGGCACCATGATCGCCGACTCGCACGGCAAGGCCTGGTCAGGGGATTACGTCTACTCCAGCGGCAACCTCATGCTTGACCTGACGCACAACTTCTTCCTGGAAGGCGCGGCCCGGCACAACAAGCTGCGGGTGTACGAGATGGTGGACGACCCGACCGCCAGGGCGCTCGTGGGCTACCTGCTTGTCCGCGGCGGCGTGCACCAGATCGCCTACGCCAAGGCACTGGAAAGCCTCTCGGGCGTGAACATGGAAAAACTCCTTCCGATGCCGAACATTCCGACCCACCTGATCCCCGAGTCGAAGGCGGTCATGGACCGCGGCCTTCATCAGATTCTGTACCGGTTCAGCCCGGACGACTACCAGCACCTCGGGGCCATCTGGAACGGCACGCATCCAGAGGACGGGTCACCCGTGCGGGTCGGTGAGTACACCGAGATTCCCGGCGGGAACCTGATGGACGGCGGGCACGATTCGGCTGCCTTCTCGCCGGACTGGGACATGGAGGAGATCCGTCAGATCGCCCAGAAGCTGCACGACAAGGCCCGCCTCCGCTAG